In one Culex quinquefasciatus strain JHB chromosome 2, VPISU_Cqui_1.0_pri_paternal, whole genome shotgun sequence genomic region, the following are encoded:
- the LOC6054712 gene encoding uncharacterized protein LOC6054712, whose amino-acid sequence MSKQPLGCRWRFAVAVQWVETLDGSCISSKKDKHRSNGEWYENKGRNRDPRSREKDRHRYKHRSSSGKSSSSLSSKHHRKERHRKLSHSSSSSDRYPHSGAVSRRESIASVTEDCLRHRHTLSCRYLINPSTSSEFMYKVQRQRKIWWMRYVCDPGRFFISDLEEDLGDFRIKVGRTSSKRIRPSMLRLRQCVEVATLQIVLDAFESGGDASVRVHRKLTPFKCGIVCLSDSKYCVLVSDLSCNCLSRPALLPELRDQAKHLCNVLRKANLPVLDCSERNGGRSLAKQLHHLDSIAVPY is encoded by the exons ATGAGCAAGCAACCACTTGGCTGTCGCTG GCGGTTCGCTGTGGCAGTCCAGTGGGTAGAGACTCTGGATGGAAGTTGCATCAGTAGTAAGAAGGACAAGCACCGGTCGAATGGCGAGTGGTACGAGAATAAAGGCCGGAATCGCGATCCGCGATCCAGGGAAAAGGACCGTCATCGGTACAAGCACAGATCTTCGTCGGGTAAATCGTCGAGTTCGCTGTCCTCGAAGCATCACCGTAAGGAACGCCACCGAAAGCTGTCCCACTCTTCGTCGTCCTCGGATCGGTATCCGCACAGTGGAGCAGTTAGCAGGCGAGAATCGATCGCGAGTGTTACGGAGGACTGTCTGCGGCATC GTCACACGCTCTCCTGCCGATACCTGATCAACCCGTCGACCTCCAGCGAGTTCATGTACAAGGTCCAACGTCAGCGCAAGATTTGGTGGATGCGGTACGTGTGCGATCCGGGCCGGTTCTTCATTTCGGACCTCGAGGAAGACCTGGGGGACTTTCGAATCAAGGTGGGCCGAACCAGCAGTAAAAGGATTCGGCCCAGTATGCTGCGGCTGCGTCAGTGCGTCGAAGTGGCCACGCTGCAGATCGTGCTGGATGCGTTTGAAAGTGGCGGCGATGCAAGCGTGAGGGTTCACCGCAAGCTGACGCCGTTCAAGTGTGGCATCGTGTGTCTTTCCGACAGTAAGTACTGCGTTCTTGTTTCTGATTTGAGTTGTAACTGTCTTTCTCGCCCCGCCCTGTTGCCGGAGTTGCGTGACCAGGCCAAACACCTGTGCAACGTGCTGCGCAAAGCGAACCTTCCCGTGCTCGACTGCTCCGAGCGTAACGGCGGTCGTTCCCTGGCCAAACAGCTGCACCACCTCGACTCGATAGCCGTCCCGTACTGA
- the LOC6042247 gene encoding DNA polymerase delta subunit 2 isoform X2, whose translation MLFPEDKNFTRAKPEGGEFKRLQVPYQYRSDKFHFKTKDFKQFAHIYASRLEEMVRLMKVRVEQKWGSKYPVKQLADLKEDNPEQCVLIGTLFKHQELKPSILREISEENQLAPQPPRSHYTDDADILILEDALQRIRLFGKLDVHSVVTGVVCAVRGYEDGDGRFHVEEYLFYEAGPQKPLKLLESSPLIVLISGLNQSSPNDMSLSMELLQQWLFGNLEGFGQSRDWEASSVVRVIIAGNSIKASSKPKSSLHNRPANDSTDLLNAVKSVDSFVHNLAQSVNVDLMPGEFDPSNHMLPQQPMHQCMFPRSIPFQSFRGVPNPYAFEMAGRSIVGTSGQNVHDIARYSKIESPLEALEGTLIWSHLAPTAPDTLPCYPYYQQDPFIVAECPHVYFAGNVAEFGTKLWEGPEGQRTRLVCVPSFADTQTIAVVNLRTLDCQPVCFAVNEFEDGEE comes from the exons ATGCTGTTTCCggaggacaaaaactttacCCGAGCCAAACCGGAGGGCGGCGAGTTCAAGCGGCTGCAGGTGCCGTACCAGTATCGCTCGGACAAGTTCCACTTCAAGACGAAGGACTTTAAACAGTTTGCCCACATCTACGCGAGCCGGCTGGAAGAGATGGTCCGCCTCATGAAAGTCCGGGTTGAGCAAAAGTGGG GTTCCAAGTATCCCGTCAAACAGCTGGCCGACCTGAAGGAGGACAATCCGGAGCAGTGCGTGCTCATCGGGACGTTGTTCAAGCACCAGGAGCTGAAGCCGAGCATCTTAAGGGAGATTTCCGAGGAGAATCAGCTAGCGCCGCAGCCACCGCGGTCGCACTACACCGACGATGCGGACATTCTGATCCTGGAGGACGCTTTGCAGCGGATTCGACTATTTGGCAAGCTGGACGTGCACTCTGTGGTGACGGGGGTTGTTTGCGCCGTGCGAG GCTACGAAGACGGTGACGGTCGCTTTCACGTCGAAGAATACCTGTTCTACGAAGCCGGTCCCCAAAAGCCGCTCAAATTGCTGGAGAGCTCCCCGCTAATCGTCCTCATATCCGGACTGAATCAGAGCTCCCCCAACGACATGTCGCTCTCGATGGAGCTCCTGCAGCAGTGGCTGTTCGGAAACCTGGAAGGGTTCGGCCAGTCCCGCGATTGGGAAGCGTCTAGCGTGGTTCGCGTCATCATCGCCGGCAACTCAATCAAGGCGTCATCCAAACCGAAAAGCTCGCTCCACAACCGCCCCGCCAACGATTCTACAGATCTGCTCAACGCCGTCAAATCGGTGGACTCGTTCGTGCACAACCTGGCCCAGTCCGTTAATGTCGATCTAATGCCGGGAGAATTCGATCCCTCAAACCACATGCTTCCTCAACAACCGATGCACCAGTGTATGTTCCCACGCTCAATCCCATTCCAGAGCTTCCGAGGCGTACCAAATCCGTACGCATTCGAAATGGCCGGCCGCTCAATCGTGGGAACTTCCGGCCAGAACGTGCACGACATTGCCCGCTACTCCAAAATCGAATCCCCCCTCGAAGCACTCGAGGGCACTCTCATCTGGAGTCACCTAGCTCCCACTGCGCCCGACACGCTGCCCTGCTATCCGTACTACCAGCAAGATCCGTTCATCGTCGCCGAGTGTCCTCACGTGTACTTTGCAGGAAACGTTGCCGAGTTTGGGACGAAACTGTGGGAAGGACCAGAGGGACAGCGAACGCGACTGGTTTGCGTTCCTTCGTTTGCCGATACGCAAACCATTGCGGTAGTGAATCTGCGGACGCTGGACTGTCAGCCGGTTTGCTTCGCGGTGAATGAGTTTGAGGACGGGGAGGAGTGA
- the LOC6042247 gene encoding DNA polymerase delta subunit 2 isoform X1 yields MLFPEDKNFTRAKPEGGEFKRLQVPYQYRSDKFHFKTKDFKQFAHIYASRLEEMVRLMKVRVEQKWGSKYPVKQLADLKEDNPEQCVLIGTLFKHQELKPSILREISEENQLAPQPPRSHYTDDADILILEDALQRIRLFGKLDVHSVVTGVVCAVRGKDSYEDGDGRFHVEEYLFYEAGPQKPLKLLESSPLIVLISGLNQSSPNDMSLSMELLQQWLFGNLEGFGQSRDWEASSVVRVIIAGNSIKASSKPKSSLHNRPANDSTDLLNAVKSVDSFVHNLAQSVNVDLMPGEFDPSNHMLPQQPMHQCMFPRSIPFQSFRGVPNPYAFEMAGRSIVGTSGQNVHDIARYSKIESPLEALEGTLIWSHLAPTAPDTLPCYPYYQQDPFIVAECPHVYFAGNVAEFGTKLWEGPEGQRTRLVCVPSFADTQTIAVVNLRTLDCQPVCFAVNEFEDGEE; encoded by the exons ATGCTGTTTCCggaggacaaaaactttacCCGAGCCAAACCGGAGGGCGGCGAGTTCAAGCGGCTGCAGGTGCCGTACCAGTATCGCTCGGACAAGTTCCACTTCAAGACGAAGGACTTTAAACAGTTTGCCCACATCTACGCGAGCCGGCTGGAAGAGATGGTCCGCCTCATGAAAGTCCGGGTTGAGCAAAAGTGGG GTTCCAAGTATCCCGTCAAACAGCTGGCCGACCTGAAGGAGGACAATCCGGAGCAGTGCGTGCTCATCGGGACGTTGTTCAAGCACCAGGAGCTGAAGCCGAGCATCTTAAGGGAGATTTCCGAGGAGAATCAGCTAGCGCCGCAGCCACCGCGGTCGCACTACACCGACGATGCGGACATTCTGATCCTGGAGGACGCTTTGCAGCGGATTCGACTATTTGGCAAGCTGGACGTGCACTCTGTGGTGACGGGGGTTGTTTGCGCCGTGCGAG GAAAAGACA GCTACGAAGACGGTGACGGTCGCTTTCACGTCGAAGAATACCTGTTCTACGAAGCCGGTCCCCAAAAGCCGCTCAAATTGCTGGAGAGCTCCCCGCTAATCGTCCTCATATCCGGACTGAATCAGAGCTCCCCCAACGACATGTCGCTCTCGATGGAGCTCCTGCAGCAGTGGCTGTTCGGAAACCTGGAAGGGTTCGGCCAGTCCCGCGATTGGGAAGCGTCTAGCGTGGTTCGCGTCATCATCGCCGGCAACTCAATCAAGGCGTCATCCAAACCGAAAAGCTCGCTCCACAACCGCCCCGCCAACGATTCTACAGATCTGCTCAACGCCGTCAAATCGGTGGACTCGTTCGTGCACAACCTGGCCCAGTCCGTTAATGTCGATCTAATGCCGGGAGAATTCGATCCCTCAAACCACATGCTTCCTCAACAACCGATGCACCAGTGTATGTTCCCACGCTCAATCCCATTCCAGAGCTTCCGAGGCGTACCAAATCCGTACGCATTCGAAATGGCCGGCCGCTCAATCGTGGGAACTTCCGGCCAGAACGTGCACGACATTGCCCGCTACTCCAAAATCGAATCCCCCCTCGAAGCACTCGAGGGCACTCTCATCTGGAGTCACCTAGCTCCCACTGCGCCCGACACGCTGCCCTGCTATCCGTACTACCAGCAAGATCCGTTCATCGTCGCCGAGTGTCCTCACGTGTACTTTGCAGGAAACGTTGCCGAGTTTGGGACGAAACTGTGGGAAGGACCAGAGGGACAGCGAACGCGACTGGTTTGCGTTCCTTCGTTTGCCGATACGCAAACCATTGCGGTAGTGAATCTGCGGACGCTGGACTGTCAGCCGGTTTGCTTCGCGGTGAATGAGTTTGAGGACGGGGAGGAGTGA